In a single window of the Hydrogenobaculum sp. 3684 genome:
- a CDS encoding endonuclease V, whose translation MLLAHLKTEQIECSKKIIKKDGFNDFNTIGGIDLTFIKNKDKTIGIGALVILDKDKNKIYEHTYKDYVDFPYIPGFLSYREFPIMEKLVNTSKVLPDIYMIDGNGMLHPRFCGLASHFGVNLDKISFGVAKKLLIGDIDKENNIILNNIIVGKALKTKKNVKPIYVSIGHKISLESAVNITLHFSKYRIPEPTRLAHNLLKEIRKEVEA comes from the coding sequence ATGCTTTTAGCACACTTAAAAACCGAGCAAATAGAATGCTCAAAAAAGATAATAAAAAAAGATGGTTTCAATGATTTTAATACAATAGGTGGTATAGATTTAACGTTTATAAAAAATAAGGATAAAACTATAGGCATAGGGGCTTTGGTAATCCTTGATAAAGATAAAAATAAAATCTATGAACACACTTATAAAGATTATGTGGATTTTCCTTATATACCGGGGTTTCTTAGCTATAGAGAGTTTCCTATTATGGAAAAGCTTGTAAACACTTCAAAAGTATTGCCAGACATCTATATGATAGACGGCAACGGTATGCTTCATCCAAGATTTTGCGGACTTGCCTCACACTTTGGTGTAAATCTAGATAAAATCTCTTTTGGTGTAGCTAAAAAACTCCTTATAGGTGATATAGACAAAGAGAACAACATAATATTAAACAACATCATTGTAGGAAAAGCCCTAAAAACAAAGAAAAACGTAAAACCAATCTACGTATCAATAGGGCATAAAATATCCCTTGAAAGCGCTGTAAATATAACCCTTCACTTTTCAAAATATAGAATACCAGAACCCACAAGACTTGCTCATAACCTTTTAAAAGAGATAAGAAAAGAGGTAGAGGCTTGA
- a CDS encoding TIGR00296 family protein: protein MDIKDAKKLIALARESIKTEFENKEPFVEEDIKAKFSKPQGVFTTLNTYKDHQLRGCIGFVEARYPLWLGVVYTARLAAFKDPRFEPLKKEELENIVIELSILTTPKRIIPDPRYICIGRDGLIVKYGKISGLLLPQVATEYNMNWETFLQHTCLKAGLPRDCYKNPQVEVYSFSAEVYKELSPNGDVVKEESFSCGT, encoded by the coding sequence ATGGATATAAAAGATGCTAAAAAACTAATTGCCTTGGCAAGGGAAAGCATAAAGACGGAGTTTGAAAACAAAGAGCCCTTCGTAGAAGAGGATATAAAAGCAAAGTTTTCAAAACCCCAAGGGGTTTTCACCACACTAAATACATACAAAGATCATCAGCTTAGAGGATGTATAGGTTTTGTAGAAGCAAGGTATCCGCTTTGGCTTGGGGTAGTATACACAGCTAGGTTGGCAGCTTTTAAAGACCCAAGGTTTGAACCGTTAAAAAAAGAAGAACTTGAAAACATAGTGATAGAGCTTAGCATTTTAACTACACCAAAGCGCATAATACCTGATCCAAGATATATATGCATAGGAAGAGATGGGCTTATAGTAAAATACGGCAAAATATCAGGGCTTTTGCTTCCACAAGTAGCCACAGAATACAATATGAACTGGGAAACGTTTTTACAACACACGTGTCTAAAGGCCGGTCTTCCAAGAGATTGCTATAAAAACCCGCAGGTAGAGGTTTATTCTTTTTCTGCTGAAGTCTACAAAGAACTAAGTCCAAATGGAGATGTGGTAAAAGAAGAATCTTTTTCATGCGGGACATAA
- a CDS encoding SHOCT domain-containing protein, producing MLVMILWLLSLVILVFGILGILGKLFGSHKANTLKALNDKYLRGEISKEEYEQAKRVLENL from the coding sequence ATGCTTGTGATGATATTGTGGCTTTTATCTTTGGTGATACTTGTTTTTGGGATTTTAGGGATATTGGGGAAATTGTTTGGAAGTCATAAAGCCAATACGCTAAAAGCTCTAAACGACAAATATTTAAGAGGGGAAATATCAAAAGAAGAGTACGAACAGGCCAAAAGGGTGTTGGAAAACCTTTGA
- the metE gene encoding 5-methyltetrahydropteroyltriglutamate--homocysteine S-methyltransferase: protein MKALAYGYPKLGEKREFKNALESFWKKAITEEQFYEQMRNIEAQRIRAYSESVDEIPVGELSFYDFMLDTALMVGMIPSRFGEYKGLETYFEMARGKSAMEMTKYFNTNYHYIVPELESNNFKLLENKPKRCYLNAKDKVQNPKPYLIAPFTFLKLSKTYKKTTKDGFSVLETSKIEDEKTLYYFLEPLLEVYKDILKNLKTEGVNIVSLQDPGLVFDLKDYEVNAVKKIYEELSQVSDIELITYYDSVSAYKDIIDLPVKRIGLDLCSNAENLENLRKYGFPKDKELIAGIINGRQVWRANLRDKLKLIDELSKIAPNLSISNSAPLLHLPVNVELETKMDKDLKDRLSFAKQKLEELKTLKNAFLGDKESLKEVEASAKLFEGSFGKNQAVIDRIKALKDSDFQRELPYKERIKLQQSILNLPIFPTTTIGSFPQTEEVRKTRSAFRSGKISKQEYEAFIKSQIDNVIAFQEEIGLDVLVHGEFERTDMVEFFAEKLKGVATTEHGWIISYGSRGYRPPIIYGDVYRDEPMTLNEILYAQSKTQKPVKGMLTGPVTILNWSFYREDIPKKEVAYQIALAILDEVKDLEKSGIKIIQIDEPAFREGTPIKKKDWEDYFDWAIKSFRLCSKANPKTQIHTHMCYSEFNDIIDKIYDMDFDVISIEASRSKGEILEAFERFGKWDRQIGIGVYDIHSPAIPSVEEMEIVMKRAMKVLDKSLLWVNPDCGLKTRRWEEVKPALKNMMEMALKLRKEA, encoded by the coding sequence ATGAAAGCACTGGCGTATGGTTATCCAAAATTAGGTGAAAAAAGAGAGTTTAAAAATGCCCTTGAAAGCTTTTGGAAAAAAGCTATAACAGAAGAACAGTTTTACGAGCAGATGAGAAACATCGAAGCCCAAAGGATAAGAGCTTATTCAGAGAGCGTTGATGAAATCCCTGTGGGAGAGCTTTCTTTTTACGATTTTATGTTAGATACCGCTCTTATGGTGGGTATGATACCATCTCGCTTCGGTGAGTACAAAGGGCTTGAAACCTATTTTGAAATGGCTCGTGGCAAATCTGCCATGGAGATGACAAAGTATTTTAACACAAACTATCATTATATAGTCCCGGAGTTAGAATCAAACAATTTTAAGCTTTTAGAAAATAAACCCAAAAGATGCTATTTAAACGCCAAAGACAAAGTCCAAAACCCAAAACCATACCTAATAGCCCCCTTTACATTTTTAAAACTATCAAAAACCTATAAAAAAACCACAAAAGATGGTTTTAGTGTTTTGGAAACCTCAAAAATAGAGGATGAGAAAACCCTTTATTACTTTTTAGAACCTCTTTTGGAAGTGTATAAAGATATTCTTAAAAACCTAAAAACAGAAGGTGTAAATATCGTTTCTTTACAAGACCCAGGCCTAGTGTTTGATCTGAAAGATTATGAAGTAAATGCCGTCAAAAAAATATACGAGGAGTTAAGTCAAGTATCAGATATAGAGCTAATCACGTATTACGATAGTGTTAGTGCTTATAAAGATATTATAGATTTACCTGTAAAACGTATAGGGCTTGATCTTTGCTCAAACGCTGAAAACCTTGAAAACCTTAGAAAATACGGCTTTCCAAAGGACAAAGAGCTTATAGCTGGTATTATAAACGGCCGTCAAGTATGGAGAGCAAACCTAAGAGATAAGTTAAAGCTAATAGATGAGCTTTCAAAAATAGCACCAAATTTATCTATTTCAAACTCTGCTCCTCTTTTACATCTTCCAGTAAATGTTGAGCTTGAAACAAAGATGGACAAAGATCTAAAAGATAGACTTAGCTTTGCCAAGCAAAAGCTTGAAGAACTAAAAACCCTCAAAAACGCCTTCTTAGGGGACAAAGAAAGTCTAAAAGAAGTAGAGGCTTCAGCCAAACTTTTTGAAGGAAGCTTTGGTAAAAATCAAGCCGTGATAGATCGTATAAAAGCTCTAAAAGATAGTGATTTTCAAAGAGAACTTCCTTACAAAGAGCGTATAAAACTCCAGCAAAGCATACTAAACTTGCCTATTTTCCCCACCACCACCATAGGGTCTTTCCCTCAAACCGAAGAGGTGCGTAAAACCAGAAGCGCTTTTAGATCTGGCAAAATTTCAAAGCAAGAGTATGAGGCTTTTATTAAAAGCCAGATAGACAACGTCATAGCCTTCCAAGAGGAAATAGGACTTGATGTGCTTGTACATGGGGAGTTTGAGCGTACAGATATGGTGGAGTTTTTTGCCGAGAAGTTAAAAGGTGTTGCCACCACAGAGCACGGCTGGATCATCTCTTACGGTTCAAGAGGCTATAGACCACCTATCATATACGGCGATGTTTACAGAGATGAGCCGATGACACTAAATGAAATACTCTATGCTCAATCAAAAACCCAAAAACCTGTAAAAGGCATGCTAACTGGTCCTGTTACTATACTAAATTGGAGCTTTTATAGAGAGGATATACCAAAAAAAGAGGTGGCTTACCAGATAGCCTTAGCTATATTAGACGAGGTAAAAGACTTAGAAAAAAGCGGTATAAAGATAATACAAATAGACGAACCAGCTTTTAGAGAAGGTACACCCATAAAGAAAAAAGACTGGGAAGATTATTTTGATTGGGCTATAAAATCTTTTAGACTGTGCTCAAAAGCAAATCCAAAAACCCAAATACACACTCACATGTGCTACTCAGAGTTTAACGATATCATAGACAAAATATACGATATGGATTTTGATGTGATATCCATAGAGGCTTCAAGAAGTAAAGGTGAGATTTTAGAGGCTTTTGAGAGATTTGGGAAATGGGACAGACAAATAGGTATAGGTGTGTACGATATTCACTCGCCAGCTATTCCAAGCGTAGAAGAGATGGAAATTGTGATGAAAAGAGCTATGAAGGTTTTAGATAAATCCCTTTTATGGGTAAACCCTGATTGTGGTCTTAAAACCAGAAGATGGGAAGAGGTAAAACCAGCCTTAAAAAATATGATGGAAATGGCTTTAAAGCTAAGAAAAGAGGCCTAA
- the hemH gene encoding ferrochelatase has protein sequence MSKTAVVLLNMGGPDSMSAIRPFLYNLFSDHDIIQIPRPIQKPVAFFISTFRAKKTEYYYKIMGGKSPQKEQTILQKNALQQALGQDYIVEIAMRYWHPFTAEAISNLEKVKPSKIVLLPLYPHYSSTTTGSSFKEFYRLFKKSSLKDTPVKEIRDYHNHPLFIKAWTENIKNSGIDDEYFILFSAHSLPQKIIDKGDPYKDQIEKSVELIMKNFKNKYMISYQSKVGPVKWLEPPTDKTIENLAKQGIKKLCLVPISFVSEHSETLYEMDYLYKNMAKELGIEHFKRVPTLQTNPTYIELLKELSTKAFAT, from the coding sequence ATGTCAAAAACTGCGGTAGTGCTTTTAAATATGGGCGGACCGGATTCCATGTCCGCCATTCGCCCTTTTTTGTACAATTTATTTTCCGATCACGATATCATACAAATCCCAAGACCCATTCAAAAACCAGTGGCTTTTTTCATATCTACATTTAGAGCCAAAAAAACAGAGTATTACTATAAGATAATGGGCGGTAAATCCCCTCAGAAAGAGCAAACCATTCTTCAAAAAAACGCCCTCCAGCAAGCTTTAGGTCAAGATTATATCGTTGAAATAGCGATGAGATATTGGCATCCTTTTACCGCTGAGGCTATATCAAACTTAGAAAAGGTAAAACCTTCAAAGATAGTGCTTTTACCCCTTTATCCACATTATAGTTCCACCACCACAGGTTCTTCTTTTAAAGAGTTTTATAGGCTTTTTAAAAAATCAAGTTTAAAAGACACACCTGTAAAAGAGATAAGAGATTATCACAATCATCCGCTTTTTATAAAAGCCTGGACAGAAAATATTAAAAACAGCGGTATAGACGATGAATATTTTATACTCTTTTCAGCCCATAGCCTGCCTCAAAAGATAATAGACAAAGGAGACCCTTACAAAGATCAGATAGAAAAATCTGTAGAGCTTATTATGAAAAACTTTAAAAACAAATATATGATCTCTTATCAAAGCAAAGTAGGGCCAGTGAAGTGGTTAGAGCCCCCCACCGATAAGACCATAGAAAACTTGGCAAAGCAAGGTATAAAAAAACTTTGCCTCGTGCCTATAAGCTTTGTATCAGAGCATTCAGAAACCCTTTACGAGATGGACTACCTTTATAAAAACATGGCTAAAGAACTTGGTATAGAACACTTTAAAAGAGTACCTACCTTGCAGACAAACCCCACTTATATTGAGCTTTTAAAAGAACTATCCACCAAAGCCTTTGCCACATAA
- a CDS encoding phosphatase PAP2 family protein: MVFELFKENIELFNLINHHHDKFFDRFFYTYASFGSGWVLLPFLAYIYTFRRYKLKVYLVALIIETILVTALKNIFDQPRPASVLKHVHLLYKLYWGSFPSGDTAMAFVIAMVGSYNEKPLVKAFFFSYAFLIMYERSYVGVHFPLDTITGALIGVFSFYVAKALVDSSFKSSI; this comes from the coding sequence ATGGTTTTTGAGCTTTTCAAAGAAAACATAGAACTTTTTAATCTAATAAACCATCATCACGATAAATTTTTTGATAGATTTTTTTATACATATGCATCTTTTGGTTCTGGTTGGGTGCTTTTACCTTTTTTAGCTTACATATATACATTTAGAAGATACAAGTTAAAGGTTTATCTTGTGGCTCTTATCATAGAGACAATACTTGTGACGGCCTTAAAAAACATCTTTGATCAGCCAAGACCAGCAAGTGTTTTAAAACATGTTCATCTTCTTTATAAACTCTATTGGGGATCTTTTCCCTCTGGGGACACTGCTATGGCTTTTGTGATAGCCATGGTGGGTTCTTACAACGAAAAACCTCTTGTGAAAGCATTTTTCTTTTCTTACGCTTTTTTAATAATGTATGAAAGGTCTTACGTAGGGGTTCATTTTCCTCTTGACACCATCACGGGTGCTTTGATAGGGGTATTTAGTTTTTATGTGGCAAAGGCTTTGGTGGATAGTTCTTTTAAAAGCTCAATATAA
- the fmt gene encoding methionyl-tRNA formyltransferase yields MRIVFCGTSSFAVPSLELLASEFEIALVITQPDKPAGRGQKLTPPPVKQKALELNLNISQPEKISFIKQELLNIKPDIMIVVAYGQIIPKSMLEIPTFKSLNLHGSLLPKYRGAAPIQRALMQGEKQTGNTVILMSSKMDEGDILSMESIPIEQEDNYETLSNKLSIKGAKLLKDTILNWVSGKITPIPQNHQEATYAMPILKEELRICFKTSAFSIHNKIRGVYPNAYGVSADRNIKILKTNIVEKDLNLKPGELFYDGKSLFVGTGDLPLEILEIMSLKGKRVSGKEFAMGYLNQVKKFY; encoded by the coding sequence ATGAGGATAGTATTTTGCGGTACCTCTTCTTTTGCGGTGCCCTCTTTGGAGCTTTTAGCCAGTGAGTTTGAAATAGCCCTTGTAATCACCCAACCAGATAAACCAGCTGGAAGAGGTCAAAAACTCACGCCCCCTCCTGTAAAGCAAAAAGCCCTCGAGCTAAATTTAAACATCTCCCAGCCAGAAAAAATCTCTTTTATAAAACAAGAGCTTTTAAATATAAAACCAGACATCATGATAGTGGTGGCTTACGGGCAGATAATACCAAAATCCATGCTTGAAATACCAACGTTTAAATCGCTAAACCTTCACGGGTCCTTGCTTCCAAAGTATAGAGGAGCAGCCCCAATCCAACGGGCTTTGATGCAGGGAGAAAAACAAACGGGCAACACAGTGATTTTGATGTCTTCTAAAATGGATGAGGGAGATATTTTATCTATGGAGTCTATACCTATAGAACAAGAGGATAATTATGAAACGCTATCTAACAAACTATCTATAAAAGGTGCAAAGCTTTTAAAAGATACTATTTTAAACTGGGTAAGTGGTAAAATAACGCCTATTCCTCAAAATCACCAAGAAGCCACATACGCTATGCCTATTTTAAAAGAAGAGCTAAGAATATGTTTTAAAACAAGTGCTTTTAGCATACACAACAAGATAAGAGGTGTATATCCAAACGCCTACGGGGTTTCAGCCGATCGCAATATTAAAATCCTAAAAACAAATATCGTAGAAAAAGATCTAAATTTAAAACCCGGTGAGCTTTTTTACGATGGGAAATCTCTTTTTGTAGGCACTGGAGATTTACCTTTGGAGATTTTAGAGATTATGTCTTTAAAAGGAAAAAGGGTAAGCGGAAAAGAGTTTGCAATGGGTTATCTAAATCAAGTTAAAAAATTTTATTAA
- a CDS encoding UbiX family flavin prenyltransferase, whose translation MKESIALLITGASGSIYAVRTFEVLKERYDLHVVMSKTAKYVMGYETGVGEEFFKKEAHVYDYTDFAAPISSGSFLCKFKGVLVVPCSMGTLGAVASGVAQNLIHRVCDTALKERVPLVMLVREMPYNSIHLENMLKLTNAGAIIMSASPGFYHKPKTLEESIDFVVGKVLDTLRIDHNIYKRWKSS comes from the coding sequence ATGAAAGAATCTATTGCCCTTCTTATCACCGGTGCCAGTGGCAGTATTTACGCTGTTAGGACTTTTGAAGTGCTAAAAGAACGCTACGATCTACATGTGGTGATGTCAAAAACCGCCAAGTACGTAATGGGTTATGAAACAGGAGTCGGTGAGGAGTTTTTTAAAAAAGAAGCCCATGTTTACGATTATACAGATTTTGCAGCTCCTATATCAAGCGGGTCTTTTTTATGCAAGTTTAAAGGAGTTTTGGTGGTGCCTTGTTCTATGGGGACTTTGGGAGCTGTGGCAAGCGGTGTTGCCCAAAATCTCATTCACAGAGTATGCGATACAGCTCTAAAAGAGAGAGTACCTCTTGTTATGCTTGTAAGAGAGATGCCTTACAACAGTATACACCTTGAGAACATGCTAAAACTAACAAACGCCGGTGCCATCATAATGAGCGCAAGCCCTGGTTTTTATCATAAGCCAAAAACCTTAGAAGAAAGTATAGACTTTGTAGTGGGAAAAGTTTTAGATACCCTAAGGATAGATCACAACATCTACAAAAGGTGGAAATCCTCATGA
- the cmk gene encoding (d)CMP kinase encodes MNYKIIAIDGPASSGKSSVSRELSKILGYVYFNTGLVYRAIGFLKSKNIDFFDAVEKNRLVFELLIGQTKVIFDHDDITKELTKEYVGALASEVAKEPSLREKIIVFQRSLVKDNAVVEGRDVGTHIFKDATIKFFIDADPKERALRRYLEEGGSYEDILNKILKRDETDKNRKDYPFRKAEDAIQIDTTCMTKEEVINLCMEYIKKVL; translated from the coding sequence GTGAACTATAAAATTATAGCTATAGATGGACCAGCTTCCAGTGGTAAATCAAGCGTATCGCGGGAGCTTTCTAAGATTTTGGGATATGTTTATTTCAATACAGGTCTTGTTTATAGGGCCATTGGTTTTTTAAAATCAAAAAATATAGATTTTTTTGATGCTGTAGAAAAAAATAGACTTGTTTTTGAGCTTTTAATAGGACAAACAAAAGTAATTTTTGATCATGATGATATAACAAAAGAACTTACAAAAGAATATGTAGGGGCTTTAGCGTCAGAGGTGGCAAAAGAACCAAGTTTAAGGGAAAAGATAATCGTGTTTCAAAGGTCTTTGGTAAAAGATAACGCCGTTGTAGAAGGAAGGGATGTTGGTACTCACATATTTAAAGATGCCACGATAAAGTTTTTTATAGACGCAGATCCAAAAGAAAGAGCATTAAGAAGATATTTGGAAGAAGGTGGGTCTTATGAGGATATTTTAAATAAAATCCTAAAACGAGATGAAACCGATAAAAACAGAAAAGATTATCCTTTTAGAAAAGCAGAAGATGCCATACAAATAGATACCACTTGTATGACAAAAGAAGAGGTAATAAATCTTTGTATGGAGTATATTAAAAAGGTTTTATGA
- a CDS encoding CDGSH iron-sulfur domain-containing protein, whose protein sequence is MARLVKLSGKGPIQVKAQEEKWVCTCGLSKGFPFCDGSHKKTQDEAEGKLYIYGENERIELT, encoded by the coding sequence ATGGCAAGACTTGTCAAGTTAAGTGGCAAAGGACCTATACAGGTAAAAGCCCAAGAAGAAAAATGGGTTTGCACGTGTGGACTGTCAAAGGGTTTTCCATTTTGCGATGGATCTCACAAAAAGACCCAAGACGAAGCTGAAGGAAAGCTTTATATATACGGTGAAAACGAAAGGATAGAATTAACATAA
- a CDS encoding type III PLP-dependent enzyme codes for MPEKVLEAEEVPDVYPLQYKFAKQYFDSIVLRKPFILDVLKSVKTPTLVINLDRIKERFIELQEALKEAKIYYAVKANDHQEILALLNYLGSGYEVASSWELEKVLRLGVDGSRIISSNPVKPLDFIDYAYKSGIKAFSIDSYKEIDKLKKIAPRSRVYVRLIVPNEGSDWPLTNKFGVDVDTALDILEYAKYQGLVPYGITFHVGSQCNNLRNWFIGIKKAWELWEKAIYKDIKLTMLNLGGGIPVNYQYESLSIRDIGSYIEALLQKYFLIKPMEIQIEPGRGLVGDAGVLVSSVIGKTTKYINGEESYWIYLDTGVFNGLAEVLGGISYPMYAEQKGEIKPYTIAGVSCDSMDIISNFTYLPDVDVGDRIYIMATGAYTTVYAANFNGFGIPETVFV; via the coding sequence ATGCCAGAAAAAGTTTTGGAAGCTGAAGAGGTACCGGATGTATATCCTTTGCAGTATAAGTTTGCAAAGCAATATTTTGATAGCATAGTATTAAGAAAACCCTTTATATTGGACGTTCTTAAAAGCGTAAAAACCCCGACTCTAGTCATAAACTTAGACAGAATAAAAGAGAGGTTTATAGAACTACAAGAGGCTTTAAAAGAAGCAAAGATATATTATGCGGTAAAAGCAAACGATCATCAAGAAATATTGGCTTTGCTAAATTACCTTGGCAGTGGTTATGAAGTGGCTTCTTCCTGGGAACTGGAAAAAGTCTTAAGACTTGGAGTAGATGGTTCAAGAATTATATCTAGCAACCCGGTAAAACCATTAGATTTTATAGATTACGCTTATAAATCTGGTATTAAAGCTTTTAGCATAGATTCATACAAAGAAATAGATAAGTTAAAAAAGATAGCTCCAAGATCAAGAGTATACGTAAGGCTAATAGTACCAAACGAAGGAAGCGATTGGCCTCTTACCAACAAATTTGGCGTTGATGTAGATACCGCTTTAGATATTCTTGAGTATGCAAAATACCAAGGGCTTGTGCCTTATGGTATTACATTTCATGTGGGTTCTCAATGCAACAATCTAAGAAATTGGTTTATAGGTATAAAAAAAGCTTGGGAGCTTTGGGAAAAAGCCATATACAAAGATATAAAACTTACAATGCTAAATTTAGGTGGCGGTATCCCCGTAAACTATCAATACGAATCCCTTAGCATAAGAGATATTGGCTCTTACATAGAGGCGCTTTTGCAAAAGTATTTTCTTATAAAGCCTATGGAAATACAAATAGAACCAGGAAGAGGGCTTGTAGGAGATGCGGGCGTGTTGGTTAGTTCTGTGATAGGTAAAACCACAAAATATATAAACGGTGAAGAATCTTACTGGATTTACTTAGATACTGGGGTATTTAACGGGCTTGCGGAAGTTTTAGGGGGTATAAGCTATCCTATGTATGCTGAACAAAAAGGCGAGATAAAACCCTACACCATAGCTGGGGTTAGTTGCGACAGCATGGATATCATATCAAATTTCACATATCTTCCAGATGTGGATGTAGGCGATAGAATATATATAATGGCAACGGGTGCTTACACTACGGTTTATGCTGCCAACTTCAACGGTTTTGGTATACCAGAAACTGTTTTTGTATAA
- a CDS encoding TRC40/GET3/ArsA family transport-energizing ATPase, whose translation MRIILFSGKGGVGKTTVSAATGYKLSKMGYKTIVVSLDPAHSLGDSFDIPDEQKYAVKGLPIQINENLYIQEIDIQEEIDRYWGDVYRFLELLFNTTGLDGVLSEELAILPGMEEVTSLLYVNKYYKDKEFDVLILDLPPTGESLRFVSMPTVLKWYMKRVFKTERMIFKVARPVAKRLTDVPLPDDDYFQALENFYEKLKGVDEILIDPDTTSVRIVANPEKMVVKESQRAYMYFNLFGVNVDAVVVNKVLPKDKVADCEFFKEWVKSQQSYLEEIKSLFNPTPIFDVPTMQEEVCGLQKLEMLSDLIYKDKNPADILFKDKPFEFLQSNGNYMLKLRAPYIRKDAISVIKGEDEIIVRAGNFKSHVMLPRKLRDYEPIKAKYDAPYLYIDLAKNN comes from the coding sequence ATGCGAATAATACTTTTTTCTGGTAAAGGTGGTGTAGGAAAAACTACGGTATCGGCAGCTACCGGTTATAAGCTTTCCAAAATGGGTTATAAGACAATTGTAGTGTCTTTAGACCCAGCCCACAGTTTAGGAGATTCTTTTGATATACCAGATGAGCAAAAATATGCCGTTAAAGGTCTTCCAATTCAGATAAATGAAAATCTTTATATACAAGAAATAGACATTCAAGAAGAAATAGATAGATATTGGGGAGATGTCTATAGATTTTTAGAGCTTCTTTTTAACACCACAGGGCTTGATGGGGTTTTATCAGAAGAACTAGCCATACTTCCTGGCATGGAAGAAGTCACAAGCTTGCTGTACGTAAACAAATATTACAAAGATAAAGAGTTTGATGTATTGATACTAGACTTACCACCCACTGGAGAATCTCTTAGATTTGTTTCGATGCCTACGGTTTTAAAATGGTATATGAAACGTGTATTTAAAACAGAGCGCATGATCTTTAAAGTGGCAAGGCCTGTGGCAAAAAGGTTAACAGATGTCCCGCTACCCGATGATGATTATTTCCAAGCACTTGAAAACTTTTATGAAAAGCTAAAAGGTGTAGATGAGATACTTATAGATCCAGATACAACGTCTGTAAGAATAGTGGCAAATCCAGAAAAGATGGTGGTAAAAGAAAGCCAAAGGGCTTATATGTATTTTAATCTCTTTGGTGTAAACGTAGATGCTGTTGTGGTAAACAAAGTCCTTCCAAAAGACAAAGTGGCAGATTGTGAGTTTTTCAAAGAATGGGTAAAATCTCAACAAAGTTATCTTGAAGAGATAAAATCTTTGTTTAACCCTACTCCTATATTTGATGTACCCACTATGCAAGAAGAAGTATGCGGTTTGCAAAAGCTAGAAATGTTATCTGATTTAATATACAAAGATAAAAATCCCGCAGATATACTTTTTAAAGATAAGCCTTTTGAGTTCTTACAATCAAACGGCAACTACATGTTGAAATTAAGAGCCCCATATATAAGAAAAGACGCTATATCTGTGATAAAAGGAGAGGATGAGATCATAGTAAGGGCTGGTAACTTTAAATCCCACGTAATGCTTCCAAGAAAACTAAGAGATTATGAACCAATCAAAGCTAAATACGATGCTCCTTATCTATATATAGACTTGGCAAAAAATAATTGA
- the mtnC gene encoding acireductone synthase encodes MIKAILTDIEGTTSSINYVKDVMFEYSKNRLKDYLQKHWEEDHVKNIVKSLSQKLEKDIDLQTAVLVFKDFIEKDIKDTLLKELQGHIWEEGFKSGELKGHIYEDAYIKLKELKEKGYKIFVYSSGSIKAQKLFFGHSSYGDITYLFDGFFDTTVGSKKDPDSYLKIASTIGLDPKEILFLSDIEDEINAAKKAGMKTCLVSRENPCEKEGCIKDFTEINI; translated from the coding sequence ATGATAAAAGCTATTCTTACAGATATTGAAGGCACCACATCTTCTATAAACTACGTAAAAGATGTAATGTTTGAATATTCAAAAAACCGCTTAAAAGACTATTTACAAAAACACTGGGAAGAAGATCATGTAAAAAATATTGTAAAATCCTTATCTCAAAAGCTTGAGAAAGATATAGATTTACAAACAGCCGTTTTAGTTTTCAAAGATTTTATTGAAAAAGATATAAAAGATACACTTTTAAAAGAGCTACAAGGGCATATATGGGAAGAGGGGTTTAAAAGTGGTGAGCTAAAAGGACATATATACGAAGATGCTTATATCAAACTAAAAGAGTTAAAAGAAAAAGGATACAAAATTTTTGTGTATTCTTCTGGGTCTATAAAAGCCCAAAAACTATTTTTTGGACACTCCTCTTACGGAGATATCACATACCTTTTTGATGGGTTTTTTGATACAACAGTAGGTTCTAAAAAAGACCCAGATTCCTATCTGAAAATAGCCTCAACCATAGGTTTAGACCCTAAAGAAATATTATTTTTGTCAGATATAGAAGATGAGATAAACGCTGCTAAAAAAGCCGGCATGAAAACATGTCTAGTATCAAGGGAAAATCCTTGCGAAAAAGAAGGTTGTATAAAGGATTTTACCGAGATAAACATTTAA